In Lacibacter sp. H375, one DNA window encodes the following:
- a CDS encoding DUF6580 family putative transport protein produces MSTQKINPRFAVLAIIMVVVAALRIPNAAQLGPLSNFTPIGAMGLFGAAYFSKHWKAFGFPLLTLLLSDLIINIFVYDGQYGIMYGSWYWVYGGFVLIVLLGRLLLKKVSVKSVALTGIAATLVYWLVVDFGVFLFGCTDITTGQTMDHSFASLIKCYAQGAPYMKNFLIGTLVYSGIMFGAFEWMKAKSPSLQTA; encoded by the coding sequence ATGTCTACACAAAAGATCAATCCCCGTTTTGCAGTACTGGCCATTATTATGGTTGTAGTTGCGGCCTTACGTATTCCCAATGCAGCACAGCTTGGGCCTTTGAGTAATTTCACTCCAATTGGTGCTATGGGTTTGTTTGGCGCTGCCTATTTTAGTAAACATTGGAAAGCATTTGGATTTCCGTTGCTTACACTTTTGCTGAGTGATCTTATCATCAACATTTTTGTTTACGACGGACAGTACGGAATTATGTATGGCAGTTGGTATTGGGTGTATGGTGGTTTTGTGTTGATCGTATTATTAGGAAGATTGCTCCTGAAAAAAGTATCGGTAAAATCTGTGGCGCTTACAGGTATTGCTGCAACATTGGTATACTGGTTGGTTGTTGATTTTGGCGTGTTCCTTTTTGGATGTACTGATATTACTACCGGCCAAACAATGGATCACAGTTTTGCAAGCCTTATTAAATGTTATGCACAAGGTGCGCCATATATGAAAAACTTTTTGATCGGCACATTGGTATACAGTGGTATCATGTTTGGTGCATTTGAATGGATGAAAGCAAAAAGTCCTTCTTTACAAACAGCTTAA
- a CDS encoding ABC transporter substrate-binding protein encodes MKACSFLPAATQMIYDMGLQHLLHGVTFECPATALEEKQKVVRCVMEGKNYSSEEIDKIFSASKAQGKSLYYVDEDVLQTIQPDVIFTQDVCEVCQIDTACTAAAVANLEKQPKLVTLTPQTLDDVYYTAVTIATALGHESAAYNYLAGLQKRTTHILDKLRRHQMPMKRVLLIEWIAPVYNCGHWIPFQVAQAGGIDMLSNPGGDSIVTSWEKIVRYNPEILVIAPCGFHVDRSKEELHLLTEKPEWQQLEAVKNNAVFICDYDLFTQPSASTLVDGIELLAALFHPSLFRVPKHLQTKYFHFSNSLEHV; translated from the coding sequence ATGAAAGCCTGCTCCTTTTTACCAGCCGCTACACAAATGATCTATGACATGGGTTTGCAACATTTGCTCCATGGTGTTACGTTTGAATGCCCTGCTACTGCTTTGGAAGAAAAACAAAAAGTGGTGCGTTGTGTAATGGAAGGAAAAAATTACAGCAGCGAAGAGATCGATAAAATATTTTCAGCCAGCAAAGCGCAGGGCAAGAGTTTGTATTATGTAGATGAAGATGTATTACAAACCATACAACCCGATGTGATCTTTACACAGGATGTATGTGAAGTATGCCAGATCGATACGGCCTGCACTGCTGCTGCAGTTGCCAATCTTGAGAAACAACCTAAACTAGTTACGCTCACACCACAAACACTCGACGATGTGTATTACACAGCAGTAACTATTGCAACAGCGTTGGGTCATGAATCGGCAGCTTATAATTACCTGGCAGGTTTGCAAAAAAGAACGACGCATATTCTTGATAAACTACGTCGCCATCAAATGCCGATGAAACGTGTGTTGCTGATAGAATGGATAGCACCTGTTTATAATTGCGGCCACTGGATCCCTTTCCAGGTAGCACAGGCAGGTGGCATTGATATGCTAAGTAATCCCGGTGGCGACAGCATTGTTACAAGTTGGGAAAAGATTGTAAGATATAACCCGGAGATATTAGTGATCGCTCCTTGCGGTTTTCATGTGGATCGCAGCAAGGAAGAATTACATCTCCTAACAGAAAAACCCGAGTGGCAACAACTTGAAGCTGTTAAGAATAATGCCGTATTCATTTGTGATTACGATCTGTTTACACAACCATCGGCTTCAACATTAGTTGATGGTATTGAATTATTAGCTGCGTTGTTTCATCCTTCATTATTTCGTGTACCCAAACACCTGCAAACAAAATACTTTCACTTCTCCAATAGTCTTGAGCATGTGTAA
- a CDS encoding cysteine-rich CWC family protein, with protein MCKHEQKNCPRCGADFECKVGDVTNCQCYGIELSVEEEAFITKQFADCLCRNCLLQLKSRHTLFVEQKDLYSNR; from the coding sequence ATGTGTAAACACGAACAAAAAAACTGTCCACGTTGTGGTGCAGACTTTGAATGTAAAGTTGGCGATGTTACCAATTGCCAGTGTTACGGTATTGAGTTGAGTGTGGAAGAAGAAGCATTCATCACAAAACAATTTGCCGATTGCTTGTGCCGCAACTGCCTGTTGCAATTAAAAAGCAGGCACACCTTATTTGTAGAACAGAAAGATCTATACAGCAACCGTTGA